Genomic segment of Rickettsiella endosymbiont of Xylota segnis:
CTTTTTAGGACTAAAAGGTGCAGAAAATAAATTTAATAATACATTAATGTCACGACATTGAGCTGGATCGATGACTAAAAGATACAAAAGTCCCTTCTTTACATAACAATCAATAGCAAACCAATGACCCCTATCTTTTACTCCCAAGTGAAAGTGCACCGGAATATCTTTTGCAATATTTTCAGCTAGTAATTTAAAAAAAATTTTCAGCCCGTTATTATGTTTCTTTTCTGTTATAGGAAAAATAAAAATATTTAAATTCTGTTTCCTACGTCGTTCTTTCGCCCTGATAAGATAATCCATTTCATTTAAAGACAAAAAAGGAACATTTTTTTTATTCGCATCGACCAGTTGCGTTTTTTCTTCTTCAGAAACTATTGTTACTTGAGTAGAGCCGTTTAAACTCGTTTCATTAGATGTAATGTAGGAATCATTCATATAGCTAAAGGTAAAGGGTTACAAAATATTATAAGCGTTTGCTGTATGCCTGGCGAAGCAATTGTAATAAGTTTTTATTAGGAAATTGTATTAACACGACGCCCAGTAAGATGGCGATAACACCCAAGCCTTCTGTCCATTGCGGGCGATTGTGAAAAAAAATAAAATCCCAAAATATAGCCAAGATAGGAACTATATACAACACTGTACTCGCTCGTACCGCATCCCATTCACGAATTAAATAATAATAAATAATCCAGGCAATTGCAGTTGAAAATAAACCCATATAAACACTTGCCACCCAAATAATAGGGGTATGCAATAATAAACTACTACTTGGCCAATGTTCGAATAGCAGTGATACTAGCGTTAGAAAAATAAGGCTCGACCAATGCTGATGATAAATATTGGCATAAAAATCTAATTTAGTTTGACCAGATAACATATGTTGATTCAGTAAATTGCCGATAGCATAACTGATAGCCATCAATAATAACGAAACGGTGCCTAACAAGGCAGAATGTGCAGAATTAAATTTCAGTAAAGGCCAAAAAATAATACAAATACCTAATAAACCTGTGAATAAACCGATGAGTTTTAAAAAAGAAAAATTTCTGGTTTTGGTAGAAATTAAACTAAATAGTAAAGTCCAAATCGGTACAGTTCCGTTTAAAATTCCCGCTAAACCTGAAGAGATGTATTGTTCACCGTAAAATAAGAAGAAGAAGGGAAGTCCTTGAGCAAAAAGTCCCATGATCCAAATACGCCAACGCAGATTAAAAGGAACGGTTACGCTTTTTTTTAAGAAACAAAAAATAAGACTTAAGAATATTAATGCTAAACCTACGCGTAGCATTGCCCCAAAGAAAGGAGGAACGTGTAATACCACGGCTTTAATACCAGCAAATGAACCACTCCAAAAAGCAGCCAGTAAAAAAAACCAACAATAATTTATATTTTTATTCATTATTATAATTAACCATTAAATCAAGTTAAGTCGACTGTTAGTGCGTCTAATTTTTGCAAACCGCGTGGTAATTTATGGCCGCGTTGACCTCTTTTTCCAATATAATTTGCTAAATCCGAACCTTTCAAAGTAAATTGTTTTTTTCCTGAAATTAACATCAACTTACTATTTTTTGTCGGTAAAATTACTATTTTACTTATAAATTCTTCACGTAGCTCGAGTTTTTTTGGAGGAATTTGTATCATTTTATTGCCTTTACCACGGGCCAATATCGGTAATTCTTTTGCGGAAATAATTAATAAGTATCCGGTATTCGTAGCCAAGGCAATATAACTGGAGTCAATGTGACTAACCAACAATAGAGGCAGAACATGCGCATGAGGAGACAATTTTAACAATGCTTTGCCATTACGATTTTTAGAATACAGTTCGGATAATTGTGTAATAAATCCATAGCCAGCATCAGCACTGACTAACACAGACTGTTCAGGATCTCCGGTTATCATCCCTTCAAAATTTGCTCCTGGGGGAGGATTAAAGCGACTTGTTAATGGTTCTCCGGAACTACGAGCCGAAGGAAGTGTATGTATCGATGTTGAATAACTACGTCCGGTTGAATCAATGAAAGCAATTAAGTGATTACTGCGCCCAAGTATAGTTGTTTTTAAAGAATCACCCGCTTTAAAAGCTAAACCACTGACATCAAAATCATGACCTTTTGCTGCGCGGATCCAACCTCTAGTCGATAAAATGACTGTCATGGGCTCGGAAGGAATTATTTCGGTTTTTTGTAAAGCTTGTGCAGCGCTACGTTCAACCAATGGTGATTTGCGAGGGTCACCATACAGTTTGGCGTCTTCTTGTAATTCTGTTCGAATCAGCCGTTTCAACTGTGCTTTAGAAGATAAAATTTTCTGAATTTTGTCACGTTCAGCGATCAAGTTTCCTTGTTCTGTTTGTAATTTAATTTCTTCTAGTTTGGCGAGTTGGCGTAAACGGATTTCCAAAATGGCATCGGCTTGAGTTTCACTTAATTTGAAACGTTTCATCAAGCGAATTTTTGGATTATCGTATTGTCGTATAATTTTTATGACTTCATCGATATGCAAATAGACAATCAAAAAGCCTTCAAGAAGATGAAGTCGATGCAAAATTTTATTTAAGTGAAACTCTAAACGTTTTCTTACGGTAGCTTGTCGGTATTCTAGCCATTCTTGTAATATGACGAGCAGATTTTTTACCTTAGGCCGTCCATCAAGACCTATCATATTAAGATTAATACGATAACTGCGTTCTAAATCTGTCGTTGCAAATAAATGTGTCATCAAGGTGTCGGTATCAACTCGGTTCGATCGGGGTACAATCACAAGTCTGGTTGGATTTTCATGATCCGACTCATCACGTAAATCTTCTATCAGCGGTAATTTCTTATCGCGAATTTGTTCAGCAATCTGTTCAATAATTTTCGCGCCAGATACTTGATAAGGTAGATCGGTAATAACAATTTGGTTTTTTTCTTCTGTGTAAACAGCGCGCGCTCGAATGACACCTTGGCCTTGTTGATAAATATTACAAAGCTCAGCACGAGAAGTAATTATTTCTGCTGCAGAAGGGAAGTCTGG
This window contains:
- a CDS encoding DMT family transporter; the encoded protein is MNKNINYCWFFLLAAFWSGSFAGIKAVVLHVPPFFGAMLRVGLALIFLSLIFCFLKKSVTVPFNLRWRIWIMGLFAQGLPFFFLFYGEQYISSGLAGILNGTVPIWTLLFSLISTKTRNFSFLKLIGLFTGLLGICIIFWPLLKFNSAHSALLGTVSLLLMAISYAIGNLLNQHMLSGQTKLDFYANIYHQHWSSLIFLTLVSLLFEHWPSSSLLLHTPIIWVASVYMGLFSTAIAWIIYYYLIREWDAVRASTVLYIVPILAIFWDFIFFHNRPQWTEGLGVIAILLGVVLIQFPNKNLLQLLRQAYSKRL
- the parC gene encoding DNA topoisomerase IV subunit A, with product MAKSKLSSAHSPIEHQALRLFTEKAYLDYSMYVILDRALPHIGDGLKPVQRRIIYAMSELGLTALAKYKKSARTVGDVLGKFHPHGDGPCYEAMVLMAQDFSYRYPLIDGQGNWGSQDDPKSFAAMRYTESRLTRYAQALLNELSDGTVDWVPNFDATLEEPKLLPARLPNILLNGGSGIAVGMATDIPAHNLSEVVSACIRLLDEPDTTLAELCELVIGPDFPSAAEIITSRAELCNIYQQGQGVIRARAVYTEEKNQIVITDLPYQVSGAKIIEQIAEQIRDKKLPLIEDLRDESDHENPTRLVIVPRSNRVDTDTLMTHLFATTDLERSYRINLNMIGLDGRPKVKNLLVILQEWLEYRQATVRKRLEFHLNKILHRLHLLEGFLIVYLHIDEVIKIIRQYDNPKIRLMKRFKLSETQADAILEIRLRQLAKLEEIKLQTEQGNLIAERDKIQKILSSKAQLKRLIRTELQEDAKLYGDPRKSPLVERSAAQALQKTEIIPSEPMTVILSTRGWIRAAKGHDFDVSGLAFKAGDSLKTTILGRSNHLIAFIDSTGRSYSTSIHTLPSARSSGEPLTSRFNPPPGANFEGMITGDPEQSVLVSADAGYGFITQLSELYSKNRNGKALLKLSPHAHVLPLLLVSHIDSSYIALATNTGYLLIISAKELPILARGKGNKMIQIPPKKLELREEFISKIVILPTKNSKLMLISGKKQFTLKGSDLANYIGKRGQRGHKLPRGLQKLDALTVDLT